One genomic region from Thalassobaculum sp. OXR-137 encodes:
- a CDS encoding TlpA disulfide reductase family protein — translation MPFTPITRRTALSLPFFAPYLPILAGPATADAPPSLMGLGGQYTIVRPTRDVGSVPIRTVTGDIVEIRRFAGQVVLLNFWATWCAPCAWEMPSLDQLAARQDADLVVLPVSLNGEGSLAVANFYHERRLFNLAMYFNIENQTTYGRGNLEDGSGFALYGLPISYVIDKASRVRGYIIGAVEWNSDEAAALLRYYTTEA, via the coding sequence ATGCCGTTCACGCCGATCACCCGCCGTACGGCTCTTTCATTGCCGTTCTTCGCGCCATACTTGCCGATACTTGCAGGTCCGGCGACCGCTGACGCTCCACCCTCCCTCATGGGTCTTGGTGGGCAGTATACAATTGTTCGTCCAACTCGAGATGTAGGATCGGTACCGATCCGAACAGTCACCGGCGACATTGTCGAGATCCGACGCTTCGCCGGGCAGGTTGTGCTCCTCAACTTCTGGGCGACATGGTGTGCGCCTTGCGCTTGGGAGATGCCGTCTCTCGACCAGTTGGCGGCGCGCCAAGATGCAGATCTCGTTGTCTTACCAGTGTCGTTGAACGGGGAGGGTAGCCTTGCCGTCGCCAATTTCTACCACGAGCGTCGGCTGTTCAATCTAGCGATGTATTTCAATATTGAAAACCAGACGACCTATGGTCGCGGCAACTTGGAGGACGGATCAGGCTTCGCGCTGTACGGGCTACCGATTAGCTACGTCATAGACAAGGCGTCCCGGGTGCGTGGTTATATCATCGGCGCGGTCGAGTGGAACTCCGACGAAGCGGCGGCACTGCTACGCTACTACACCACTGAGGCATAA